The genome window ACAAGGAGGGTGTAAAGAGGCTATTAGTAGATGAACACCAGTTTTCGCTAGAACGTGTTGAGAACGCCTTGGAAAGGCTTGAAAAAGCGTTTAAGATGTACTTCAAGCAATCATCCCTGGAAAGCTGGTTCGGGTTTTAAGTTGGTTGAGCACGATTTAGGAGTCATTGATGAAATAGTAGCGCGTGGGCATCCGAACATAAAAGCCAGTCATAGAACCACCCTTGAAATAACCAAAGATGCATGGCTAACACCCAGAGGAGACTGTATAATAGCTGTTTCATCGAACAAGTCTGCTTCTGATCTCAATCCCCAATTAAAGAAGGCTCTCAAAGACGGACTTTGGCTGGTGTTCATAATATCCGCGCTTAAGATAAACGAGTATGACTACCTTGTAGCTAGGGGCTCTCCTTCCCTGCTTTTCACGGACTCTAGATCACTAGTGATCCGTAAAAGTAGCTACATTGATGGCAGGACAATAGCCATAAACTCCAATAAAGCAGCGAAAGACATACACCTGAAAATCCGAGAATACTTGAAAAGTCCCGATGCGACAATCAGGGTACTGCTAATAGCAACAAATAGCCCGGACGCAGTTCTGGCAAAGCTAGAAGATTTTATAAGAAAAGGTG of Thermofilum uzonense contains these proteins:
- a CDS encoding DUF371 domain-containing protein, giving the protein MVEHDLGVIDEIVARGHPNIKASHRTTLEITKDAWLTPRGDCIIAVSSNKSASDLNPQLKKALKDGLWLVFIISALKINEYDYLVARGSPSLLFTDSRSLVIRKSSYIDGRTIAINSNKAAKDIHLKIREYLKSPDATIRVLLIATNSPDAVLAKLEDFIRKGGPGGT